The following DNA comes from Mucilaginibacter jinjuensis.
GGACTCCTTTGGAGAGCTACAGCGAAGGATCTTCTTCAATTAATATTAATTCGTCGCTCCTACTCACTAATTCACAACTCAATAACTATTTTGGGCGTTTCCCTACGGGCCGGGCTTTACGTTCATACGCCTGCAGGCCTTACACACAGGCCGGTATCCACTTCAATCCCTAACGCAAACTTCAAGCATTGTAAATCCTTGCCACAAAAAAAGCCCGCTACTAAGCGGGCTTTCCATTTATATCATTAACAGCAATTATCTGCTGCTGATGTCTTTGTAATCTCTGTCGCTTACACCAACATAAATTTGACGAGGACGACCAATTGGCTCTTTATTAGTCTTCATCTCTTTCCATTGTGCAATCCAGCCTGGTAGGCGGCCTAAAGCGAATAATACGGTAAACATTTCGGTAGGGAAACCTAATGCACGGTAAATGATACCTGAGTAAAAATCAACGTTAGGATAAAGTTTACGCTCTACAAAGTATGGATCTTTCAGGGCTACTTCTTCCAGCTTTTTAGCAATCTCCAACACTTCATCGTTAACACCCAATTTTTCCAGGATATCGTCACATGCTTTTTTGATGATCTTGGCACGTGGGTCAAAGTTCTTATATACACGGTGACCGAAACCCATCAGGCGGAACGGATCATTTTTGTCTTTAGCTTTGGCAATCCATTTATCGGTATCACCACCATCAGCCTTAATTTTCTCAAGCATTTCAATCACCGCCTGGTTAGCACCACCGTGAAGTGGGCCCCAAAGTGCAGATATACCTGCCGAGATAGAAGCATAAAGGTTAGCATCAGACGAACCTACGATACGCACAGTTGAGGTAGAGCAGTTTTGCTCATGATCTGCGTGCAAGATCAGTAATTTATTCATGGCATCAACCACAACCGGATCTACCACATACTCTTCGGTAATTTCACCAAAGGTCATGTGCATAAAGTTGGTTACATAATCGTGCTTATTTTGCGGGTAAGTTACCGGGTGCCCTAATGACTTTTTGTGAATCCATGAAACCAGGGTACTCATTTTAGCAATCAGCTTAATGATCTCCAGGTTTACTTCTTCATTAGTTAAGCCCTGCTTAAGCGACTCGGGGTTAAAAGCGGCTAAAGCACCGATTAATGAAGAAAGTTGCCCCATTGGGTGCGATTTTGACGGGAAACCATCAAAAAATTTCTTCATATCCTCGTGTACCAGTGTGTGGCGGCTTATCTGGAATTCAAAATCTGCAAGCTGTTCTTTATTGGGTAGTTCGCCATAGATTAATAAGTAGGCAACCTCAATAAATGTTGATTTCTCGGCTAATTGTTCAATTGGGTAACCACGGTATTTAAGGATACCCAGTTCACCATCTAAAAAAGTGATAGCGCTTTTGGTAGCGCCGGTATTTTTATAACCAATATCTAAAGTAACATAACCGGTTTGGTCCCTAAGCTTCGAAATATCAATACCCTTTTCGTGCTCGGTACCCTCTATAACAGGAAGATCAATAACCTGATCACCAATTTTTAGCTGTGCATTTTCTGACATAGAAATATAGAAGTATAATTGTGTCTTACGCAAATGTAGTTTAAATCTGCGTATTATAAGCCGCTAAGGTAAGGTGTGTTTGTAAATTGTTTATGTATTTAACAACATTTTTTCGTCAAAAAGAGAGCTGGCGCTAATTAGCTAATTTGTCAATTCGGCAATTTGTCAATTAAAACTCCATTTACTGATGATTTTTCATTACCAAATTGACAAATTAGCTAATTGCCAAATTAATTCGATCTTATCGCTTCCACCGGATCAAGCTTTGAGGCAAAATAAGCCGGTACAATACCCGAGATGATACCGATAGCTACGGATGTACTTATACCAACTATGATATTTTTAATATCGAGTACAATCTTCATACCGATAGCAGCCTTTATACCTAATGTACCGAGGTAAACTAATCCGAGGCCTATAATCCCTCCCAAAAGGCATAACACAATAGCTTCTATCAAGAATTGCAGCAATATAAAGTAGTTTTTAGCACCCAGGGATTTCTGGATCCCGATAATCGGCGTACGCTCTTTAACTGACACGAACA
Coding sequences within:
- a CDS encoding citrate synthase → MSENAQLKIGDQVIDLPVIEGTEHEKGIDISKLRDQTGYVTLDIGYKNTGATKSAITFLDGELGILKYRGYPIEQLAEKSTFIEVAYLLIYGELPNKEQLADFEFQISRHTLVHEDMKKFFDGFPSKSHPMGQLSSLIGALAAFNPESLKQGLTNEEVNLEIIKLIAKMSTLVSWIHKKSLGHPVTYPQNKHDYVTNFMHMTFGEITEEYVVDPVVVDAMNKLLILHADHEQNCSTSTVRIVGSSDANLYASISAGISALWGPLHGGANQAVIEMLEKIKADGGDTDKWIAKAKDKNDPFRLMGFGHRVYKNFDPRAKIIKKACDDILEKLGVNDEVLEIAKKLEEVALKDPYFVERKLYPNVDFYSGIIYRALGFPTEMFTVLFALGRLPGWIAQWKEMKTNKEPIGRPRQIYVGVSDRDYKDISSR